A single genomic interval of Stieleria maiorica harbors:
- a CDS encoding L-threonylcarbamoyladenylate synthase, translating into MADSKIQSASAASIAEAAKLLADGQLVGVPTETVYGLAADATNPVAVRKIFQAKGRPANNPLIIHVESDQSARRWVRVDAPDWLADQWQRAATFWPGPLTVVVPRSADVVDEVTAGAPTVAVRVPSHPVMRALLAACDFPIAAPSANPSNYVSPTSAEHVRQGLGDKVAMILDGGECQCGLESTIIRLRSDGVELLRPGSISVEQLRNTFGTVIVPEATPKNPPADGSHQTAPPAAMPAPGMLAKHYSPTKPLRLVENWQPGEIEPARVARITFAPLSETDAAAFGWYRSLSQSGDLHEVARNLFTAIRQADATQCELIVIDRCDRIGIGRAIMDRIDRAAG; encoded by the coding sequence GTGGCCGATTCCAAGATCCAATCCGCCTCGGCCGCTTCGATCGCAGAAGCCGCCAAACTGCTCGCCGACGGACAATTGGTCGGCGTGCCCACCGAAACCGTTTACGGCTTGGCCGCCGATGCCACCAATCCCGTTGCGGTTCGAAAGATCTTTCAAGCCAAAGGGCGACCGGCCAACAACCCGCTGATCATCCACGTCGAATCGGACCAGTCGGCCCGCCGCTGGGTCCGCGTCGATGCTCCCGATTGGTTGGCCGACCAGTGGCAGCGCGCCGCGACGTTCTGGCCCGGTCCGTTGACCGTTGTGGTTCCCCGGTCGGCTGATGTGGTCGATGAAGTCACTGCCGGGGCACCGACCGTGGCCGTCCGCGTCCCCAGCCATCCGGTGATGCGGGCCCTGTTGGCCGCGTGCGACTTTCCCATCGCCGCGCCCAGCGCCAACCCGTCCAACTACGTCAGCCCGACTTCGGCCGAACATGTCCGGCAGGGGCTCGGCGACAAAGTCGCGATGATCTTGGACGGCGGGGAGTGCCAGTGCGGTTTGGAATCGACGATCATCCGTCTGCGAAGTGACGGGGTGGAACTGCTGCGTCCGGGAAGCATCTCGGTCGAACAACTGCGAAATACCTTCGGCACTGTCATCGTCCCCGAGGCCACTCCAAAGAACCCGCCCGCCGACGGCTCCCATCAAACCGCTCCACCTGCCGCGATGCCGGCACCCGGCATGTTGGCCAAGCACTATTCACCGACCAAGCCGCTGAGGCTGGTCGAGAATTGGCAGCCCGGAGAAATCGAACCGGCCCGAGTGGCACGAATTACGTTCGCGCCGCTGTCGGAGACGGACGCCGCCGCTTTCGGCTGGTATCGATCGCTCAGCCAGTCCGGTGACTTGCACGAAGTCGCCCGGAACCTGTTCACGGCGATCCGACAGGCCGACGCGACGCAGTGTGAGTTGATTGTGATCGACCGCTGCGATCGAATCGGCATCGGCCGAGCGATCATGGACCGGATTGATCGTGCCGCGGGGTAG
- a CDS encoding putative sugar nucleotidyl transferase — translation MKLICFEDESVSRLHPITLARPAYAITCASYQLVDWLRHLPGELTVAIRKYLAPIQWLESELAAPSRESVQGQEVLLINARLVPRVDVLAALKSLCNSTTAGVLRCERTGAILAARLTARETSILKSAVPAADEIVAEPISPFQKPARKSVGDLDKLSDDGVVGQLLELAAELPTDSLPISPDDLPAFYWPHDVVAWHMKEMPAAMQWRLGRGGYTETSDGVFVADGVSIGQYAAVDTSDGPILLDQNVKVGPFCFLAGPVYAGRGTRIIEHAALKDGVSLGHTVKIGGEVEASVIEPYTNKQHHGFLGHSYLGSWINLGAGTCNSDLKNTYGKINIEYGNEKIATGMQFLGCIMGDYSKTAINTSIFTGKVIGVCSMLYGFATSNVPSFVNYARLFGQQSLLPAEVMVSTQQRMFSRRNVEQRECDVQLIHDMYKMTIAERDRADHDGF, via the coding sequence ATGAAACTGATCTGTTTCGAAGACGAATCCGTCAGCAGGCTACACCCGATCACCCTCGCCCGTCCGGCCTATGCGATCACCTGTGCCAGTTACCAGTTGGTCGACTGGCTCAGACATCTGCCTGGCGAATTGACCGTCGCGATCCGCAAGTATTTGGCGCCGATCCAATGGTTGGAGTCAGAGCTTGCGGCGCCGTCACGGGAATCCGTCCAAGGCCAAGAGGTTCTGTTGATCAACGCGCGGTTGGTGCCCCGGGTCGACGTGCTGGCGGCGCTGAAATCACTGTGCAACAGCACGACGGCGGGGGTGCTGCGATGCGAACGCACGGGCGCGATCTTGGCCGCCCGGCTGACGGCCCGGGAAACATCGATTTTGAAGTCTGCGGTGCCCGCCGCCGATGAGATCGTCGCCGAGCCGATTTCGCCGTTTCAAAAACCGGCGCGCAAGTCCGTCGGCGATCTGGATAAGCTCAGCGATGACGGAGTCGTCGGACAGCTTCTGGAACTCGCCGCCGAATTGCCGACCGACTCGCTGCCGATCAGCCCGGACGACCTGCCGGCGTTCTATTGGCCGCATGACGTCGTAGCCTGGCACATGAAAGAAATGCCGGCCGCGATGCAGTGGCGACTCGGCCGCGGCGGCTACACCGAAACCTCCGACGGTGTGTTCGTCGCCGATGGCGTTTCGATCGGTCAATACGCCGCCGTCGATACCAGCGACGGTCCGATCCTGTTGGACCAGAACGTCAAAGTCGGTCCGTTTTGCTTTTTGGCCGGGCCGGTCTACGCCGGACGCGGGACACGCATCATCGAACACGCCGCGCTGAAAGACGGCGTCTCTCTCGGGCACACCGTCAAGATCGGCGGTGAAGTCGAAGCGTCGGTGATCGAGCCCTACACGAACAAACAACACCACGGCTTTCTCGGACACAGTTACCTGGGCAGCTGGATCAACCTGGGCGCCGGGACGTGCAACAGCGACCTCAAAAACACGTACGGCAAAATCAACATCGAGTACGGGAACGAAAAGATCGCCACCGGCATGCAATTCCTCGGCTGCATCATGGGCGATTACAGCAAAACCGCCATCAACACCAGCATCTTTACCGGCAAGGTCATCGGCGTCTGCAGCATGCTGTACGGTTTCGCCACGTCCAACGTCCCCAGTTTTGTCAACTACGCGCGGCTGTTCGGCCAACAATCCTTGCTGCCGGCCGAAGTCATGGTCAGCACCCAGCAACGGATGTTCTCGCGTCGAAACGTGGAACAACGCGAATGCGATGTTCAATTGATCCACGACATGTACAAAATGACGATCGCCGAACGCGATCGCGCCGACCACGACGGGTTCTAG
- a CDS encoding NIPSNAP family protein produces the protein MMSSRVTVLVATFGWLAALLLTAPDAHADVYELRIYKTAEGKLDALNARFRDHTMRLFQKHGIESIGYWVPTDEEASKNTLIYVIKHASRDAAAESWKAFIADPEWKKAAAESGVGRLAEPPESIYMEATDYSPSYENAEGDEDDVFELRIYKAREDKLGKLDARFRDHTIDLFAKHGIKSVAYWHPTDEPDSADTLIYIIEHESADAAKQSWKAFGSDPAWKKAAQESGVGGLAKKPESIYMKATDYSPMK, from the coding sequence ATGATGTCGTCTCGAGTAACCGTTCTTGTCGCCACTTTCGGATGGCTTGCCGCCCTGTTGCTCACTGCGCCCGACGCTCACGCGGACGTTTATGAGCTGCGGATCTATAAGACCGCCGAAGGCAAACTGGATGCGCTCAACGCCCGCTTTCGCGACCACACGATGCGGTTGTTTCAAAAGCACGGCATCGAATCGATCGGCTACTGGGTTCCCACCGACGAAGAAGCATCTAAGAACACGCTGATCTATGTGATCAAACACGCCAGTCGTGACGCCGCGGCCGAATCGTGGAAAGCCTTCATTGCCGATCCCGAGTGGAAGAAGGCGGCGGCCGAATCCGGCGTCGGACGATTGGCCGAGCCGCCCGAATCGATCTATATGGAGGCGACCGACTATTCGCCCAGCTATGAAAACGCCGAGGGCGATGAAGACGACGTGTTCGAGTTGCGGATCTACAAAGCGCGCGAAGACAAACTCGGAAAACTGGACGCCCGGTTCCGCGACCACACGATCGATCTGTTCGCCAAACACGGCATCAAGTCCGTCGCCTACTGGCATCCGACCGATGAGCCTGATTCCGCCGACACGTTGATCTACATCATCGAGCACGAAAGCGCCGACGCGGCCAAGCAATCCTGGAAGGCGTTCGGATCCGACCCGGCGTGGAAAAAGGCGGCTCAAGAATCCGGCGTCGGCGGCCTGGCAAAGAAACCCGAATCGATCTACATGAAGGCGACCGATTACTCGCCGATGAAGTGA
- the lipA gene encoding lipoyl synthase: MAFRLPVVADPEIPVGTALSGSGRLPRWLKRPIPKSNANHMTEGLLEELKLETVCDNAKCPNRMECYSQQTATFMILGNVCTRPCGFCAVHRGRPPELPESDEPQRVAEAAARLGLKHVVITSVTRDDLPDGGADHFYRCVVAVRERSGATTEVLTPDFVACKDALARVIQAKPTVFNHNMETVPRLYRRVRGPKSDYQWTLGMMRKVKEYDAEVKTKSGLMLGLGEERGELLDALADLREYDVDFLTLGQYLQPGEKYLPVVRYVPPEEFEELGDIAKGMGFKKVASGPFVRSSYHARDMAETDV; the protein is encoded by the coding sequence ATGGCCTTCCGATTACCCGTCGTCGCAGATCCTGAAATCCCCGTCGGAACCGCACTCAGCGGCAGCGGTCGCTTGCCCCGCTGGCTGAAACGCCCCATCCCCAAGAGCAACGCGAACCATATGACCGAGGGGTTGTTGGAGGAGTTGAAGCTGGAGACGGTGTGCGACAACGCCAAGTGCCCCAATCGGATGGAGTGCTACAGCCAGCAGACGGCGACGTTCATGATTTTGGGCAACGTCTGCACCCGACCCTGCGGGTTCTGTGCGGTCCACCGCGGGCGTCCGCCGGAGTTGCCCGAATCGGATGAACCCCAGCGTGTCGCCGAAGCCGCCGCGCGGTTGGGGCTCAAGCACGTCGTGATCACCAGCGTCACACGTGATGACCTGCCCGACGGAGGTGCCGACCACTTTTATCGCTGCGTGGTCGCGGTCCGCGAGCGCTCGGGTGCGACGACCGAAGTGCTGACGCCGGACTTCGTCGCCTGCAAAGACGCCTTGGCGCGGGTGATCCAGGCCAAGCCGACGGTGTTCAATCACAACATGGAAACCGTCCCGCGACTGTACCGCCGCGTGCGTGGTCCCAAAAGCGATTACCAATGGACGCTGGGCATGATGCGAAAGGTCAAAGAGTACGACGCGGAGGTGAAGACCAAGAGCGGCTTGATGCTGGGACTGGGGGAAGAACGCGGCGAGCTGCTCGACGCACTGGCGGACCTGCGCGAGTATGACGTCGACTTCCTGACGCTGGGCCAATACTTGCAACCGGGCGAAAAGTACCTGCCCGTGGTTCGCTACGTTCCGCCGGAAGAGTTCGAAGAACTCGGCGACATCGCCAAGGGCATGGGGTTCAAAAAAGTCGCCAGCGGCCCCTTCGTCCGCAGCAGCTACCACGCCCGCGACATGGCCGAAACGGACGTGTGA
- the smpB gene encoding SsrA-binding protein SmpB produces the protein MAKKKSKKKGAAAGKKADSGFTMVSENRKARHRYEILDSIECGLMLMGSEVKSMREGKLSLDEAHIRVKDRELWLIGADIAHYNNAGMWNHDPRRPRKLLLHAREFDKFAGRAHERGLTLIPLRVYFNDRGLAKCVMGLVKGKKLHDKRETLKKRDSDRGLQRAMRGRG, from the coding sequence ATGGCCAAGAAAAAATCAAAAAAGAAAGGTGCGGCGGCCGGCAAGAAAGCCGACTCGGGATTCACGATGGTCTCGGAAAACCGCAAGGCCCGCCATCGGTACGAGATATTGGACTCGATCGAGTGCGGGTTGATGCTGATGGGCAGCGAAGTCAAATCGATGCGGGAGGGCAAATTGTCGCTGGACGAGGCCCACATTCGCGTCAAAGACCGCGAACTGTGGCTGATCGGTGCGGACATTGCCCATTACAACAACGCCGGCATGTGGAATCACGACCCGCGCCGCCCCCGAAAACTGCTGCTGCACGCCCGCGAGTTCGATAAGTTCGCCGGCCGGGCCCACGAGCGGGGGCTGACGCTGATCCCCTTGAGGGTCTATTTCAACGACCGAGGCCTGGCCAAATGCGTGATGGGGCTGGTCAAGGGAAAGAAACTGCACGACAAACGAGAAACACTGAAGAAACGCGACTCCGACCGCGGACTGCAACGCGCCATGCGCGGCCGGGGTTGA
- a CDS encoding ABC transporter ATP-binding protein has protein sequence MTEQPTVKSSEVLKLTDVIKTFDQPGGGKLTVLDIPELTIDAGEQMALIGQSGGGKTTLLHLIAGLLTPDSGSIRVAGIELTRLSEQGRDRCRAATVGYVFQTFNLLPAFSAIENIQLGMAFGNRAIDTERAFDLLGKVGLSDRASYRPSQLSVGQQQRVAIARALAGKPKLLLADEPTANVDPASSDTVLDLIIGSCRDENIALMMVTHSMEVTKRFERVEHLDELNRIFQTL, from the coding sequence GTGACCGAACAACCGACTGTGAAATCATCCGAGGTGCTCAAGCTCACCGACGTGATCAAGACGTTTGACCAGCCCGGTGGCGGTAAGTTGACCGTGCTGGATATCCCCGAGCTGACGATCGACGCCGGAGAGCAGATGGCGTTGATCGGGCAAAGTGGCGGCGGCAAGACCACGCTGCTGCATTTGATCGCCGGATTGCTGACGCCCGATTCAGGCAGCATCCGTGTCGCCGGCATCGAATTGACCCGGCTGTCCGAACAAGGCCGCGATCGCTGTCGCGCCGCCACGGTCGGCTATGTGTTTCAAACGTTCAATCTGTTGCCTGCGTTCTCGGCGATCGAAAACATCCAACTGGGGATGGCGTTCGGCAACCGTGCGATCGACACCGAACGGGCCTTTGACCTGTTGGGCAAAGTCGGCTTGTCGGATCGCGCCAGCTATCGTCCCAGCCAGCTTTCGGTCGGGCAACAGCAACGCGTCGCCATCGCACGCGCACTGGCCGGTAAACCCAAGCTGTTGCTGGCCGACGAACCGACCGCCAACGTCGATCCGGCCAGCAGCGACACCGTGCTGGACCTGATCATCGGCTCGTGCCGCGACGAGAACATCGCTCTGATGATGGTCACCCACTCGATGGAAGTGACCAAGCGGTTCGAGCGCGTCGAACATCTGGATGAACTGAATCGTATTTTCCAGACCCTGTAA
- a CDS encoding ABC transporter permease, which yields MWLLRIAWRNFCYRSLSSVLTTISLALGVALVVMVLAVFGIVTEAFSRNAQVGYNLVVGPKGSALQLTLNSVYYLSQPIENLPFTEYMEFFDAPARAEMVRKYGGDPALGERDGVYYPMIAGGYAIPLALGDYLGEFRVVGTTPDFFEKLRHGPTLEEPFTMREGRALESYSDDYGYYEAVLGSRVAAHMNLSVGDTFSSTHGDPEGKGHGQKFTVVGVLAPTGTPNDRATFVNLEGFYLQENHAKPLTGEETIVPPSEAPDDPGGAMPLTIPEREVTSILVRTGMPMMGVVLENQVNESLRSQAAAPVGEIAKLMNAIIGPLLAALLVITLITCVVAAVGVLVAIYNSMNDRRRDIAVMRALGARRGTVTGVILLESFLVALIGALAGWFLAHASIWAFSGEIEDRTGVQVGILTTSAYEWYIFPLVLILAALAGILPAASAYRTDVGTNLAA from the coding sequence ATGTGGCTGCTCCGAATCGCTTGGCGAAACTTCTGCTATCGATCGCTTTCGAGTGTCTTGACGACGATTTCGCTGGCCTTGGGTGTGGCGTTGGTCGTGATGGTGCTGGCGGTCTTTGGGATCGTCACCGAAGCGTTTTCACGCAACGCGCAAGTCGGTTACAACCTGGTCGTCGGTCCCAAAGGCAGCGCGCTGCAGCTGACGCTCAATAGCGTTTACTACTTGAGCCAACCGATCGAGAACCTGCCGTTTACCGAGTACATGGAGTTCTTTGACGCGCCGGCCCGCGCCGAAATGGTTCGCAAGTACGGCGGCGACCCGGCACTCGGCGAGCGCGACGGCGTCTACTACCCGATGATCGCTGGCGGGTATGCGATCCCGTTGGCGTTGGGCGATTACCTGGGCGAGTTCCGTGTGGTCGGCACCACGCCGGACTTCTTTGAAAAACTGCGGCACGGGCCGACGCTGGAAGAACCCTTCACGATGCGCGAGGGCCGCGCGCTCGAGTCCTATTCCGACGACTACGGTTACTATGAAGCCGTGCTGGGATCGCGCGTCGCGGCGCACATGAATCTGTCTGTCGGGGACACGTTCAGCTCCACACACGGTGACCCCGAAGGCAAAGGGCATGGCCAAAAGTTCACGGTCGTGGGTGTTTTGGCACCGACCGGAACGCCCAATGACCGAGCGACGTTCGTGAACTTGGAAGGGTTTTATCTGCAGGAAAACCACGCCAAGCCGCTGACCGGCGAGGAGACGATCGTGCCGCCGAGTGAAGCTCCGGACGATCCGGGTGGAGCGATGCCGTTGACGATCCCCGAGCGCGAAGTGACGTCGATCTTGGTGCGGACCGGCATGCCGATGATGGGCGTGGTGCTGGAAAACCAAGTCAACGAGAGTTTGCGGAGCCAGGCGGCGGCGCCGGTCGGGGAGATCGCGAAACTGATGAATGCGATCATCGGCCCGTTGTTGGCCGCCTTGTTGGTGATCACGCTGATCACCTGTGTCGTGGCGGCCGTCGGCGTGTTGGTCGCGATCTACAACTCGATGAACGACCGGCGGCGAGACATCGCGGTGATGCGGGCCTTGGGAGCCCGCCGCGGGACGGTCACGGGGGTGATTCTGTTGGAAAGTTTTCTGGTCGCGTTGATCGGTGCCCTGGCGGGGTGGTTTTTGGCACATGCGTCGATCTGGGCGTTCAGCGGTGAAATTGAAGATCGGACGGGGGTCCAAGTCGGGATACTAACGACCAGCGCCTATGAGTGGTACATTTTCCCGCTCGTTTTGATTCTGGCCGCCTTGGCGGGAATCTTGCCCGCGGCGAGTGCCTATCGAACCGACGTCGGTACGAATCTGGCGGCTTAG
- a CDS encoding TCR/Tet family MFS transporter, translating to MNQPEPNETSGDDTAIASAQPASDSPAVPPPRDVASAEPPKRRQPGMLFIWVTLFIDILGIGIVIPVLPALVQELSGLDESGASWYYGLIVASYATMQFFFAPILGGLSDRFGRRPILLVALFGLGVDFMIQGFANSLWLLFLARLISGVFGASFTVGNAYIADISNDDTRARNFGLVGAAFGLGFTFGPPLGGVLGEAIDIRVPFFVTAGLALVNWLYGYFILPESLPPEKRRAFSLRNARPLGAVGTLRRYPLVAALAAVFLLKAFAQRGLENVFVLFSEFRFDWNAMTVGLFLGWVGILAIIVQGGLVRPIVKRFGERHVLLMATVISAVSFFGYAFATAAWMLPVIAAVGALGGLAGPTIQSLITKTVDETEHGEVQGALTSLQGLTSIAAPIVFTSGLFGYFTREGAEFQFAGAPFLLGGILIFAAFFLAIVVFRKHPEDA from the coding sequence ATGAATCAGCCTGAGCCGAACGAAACGTCCGGCGACGACACGGCGATCGCTTCCGCCCAGCCCGCTTCCGACTCGCCCGCTGTCCCCCCGCCCCGAGACGTCGCGTCGGCCGAACCGCCGAAGCGCCGCCAACCCGGGATGCTGTTCATCTGGGTGACGTTGTTTATCGACATCCTGGGTATCGGGATCGTGATTCCGGTGTTGCCGGCACTGGTCCAAGAATTGTCGGGGCTGGATGAGTCGGGGGCCTCGTGGTACTACGGATTGATCGTCGCCTCTTACGCGACGATGCAGTTCTTTTTCGCGCCGATCCTGGGCGGGCTTTCGGACCGATTCGGTCGGCGGCCGATCTTGTTGGTCGCACTGTTCGGATTGGGCGTCGATTTCATGATCCAAGGGTTTGCCAACAGCCTGTGGTTGTTGTTCCTGGCCCGATTGATTTCGGGCGTCTTCGGCGCCAGTTTCACCGTCGGCAACGCCTACATCGCGGACATTTCCAATGACGACACGCGGGCGCGAAACTTCGGTCTGGTCGGCGCCGCCTTCGGACTCGGGTTCACCTTCGGGCCACCCCTGGGTGGTGTGCTCGGTGAGGCGATCGACATTCGCGTCCCGTTCTTTGTCACCGCGGGCTTGGCGTTGGTGAACTGGTTGTACGGCTACTTCATCCTGCCGGAATCGTTGCCGCCGGAAAAACGTCGGGCGTTTTCACTGCGGAACGCCAGACCGCTGGGGGCCGTCGGCACGCTTCGGCGTTATCCCCTGGTGGCTGCCTTGGCCGCCGTGTTTCTGCTCAAGGCGTTCGCCCAACGCGGTTTGGAGAACGTCTTCGTGCTGTTCTCGGAATTCCGGTTCGACTGGAACGCGATGACCGTGGGGTTGTTCCTGGGCTGGGTCGGAATTCTGGCAATCATCGTGCAGGGCGGACTGGTGCGACCGATCGTCAAACGGTTCGGTGAACGCCACGTGTTGTTGATGGCCACGGTGATCTCCGCCGTGTCGTTTTTCGGCTATGCGTTTGCGACCGCCGCCTGGATGCTGCCGGTGATCGCAGCGGTCGGGGCGTTGGGCGGATTGGCCGGGCCGACCATCCAAAGTCTGATCACCAAGACGGTCGATGAAACCGAGCACGGTGAAGTGCAGGGGGCGCTGACCTCACTGCAAGGGCTGACCAGCATTGCCGCGCCGATCGTGTTCACCAGCGGGCTGTTCGGTTACTTCACCCGCGAAGGAGCAGAGTTCCAATTCGCCGGCGCACCGTTCCTGTTGGGCGGGATCCTGATTTTCGCCGCCTTCTTTCTCGCAATCGTTGTGTTTCGGAAGCATCCCGAAGACGCGTAG
- a CDS encoding DNA-methyltransferase: MTETSTVALAANQIHRGDCIEKLAQIQPGSVDLVFADPPFNIGYSYDVYDDQQSHTDYLDFCRGWISGVHQALKPDGSFWLAIGDEYAAELKLLSQEIGFSCRSWIIWYYTFGVNCVRGFSRSHTHLFHFVKDPEQFTFNGDNPMVRVPSARQLVYADARANTKGRLPDNTWILRPQDAPQLGFSPSHDTWYFARVAGTFKEREGFHGCQMPEQLLGRIIRVSSNPGDLVLDPFGGSGTTLVVAKKLGRRFMGIELSEDYATRISERLSACKSGDPLDGPADPIKSAPTTSNGKKRTEFRDGRPVIPLDDRNRSVIQAAFAAVSKNHSAEELLFDPIRNALFVRDCKDAKLLGDARTWNEFLLQLSNLGQLDGEGKHKKLSLKTILPCCDAAEIAFQMLSVDYALDLEQILCTPDAAAEFDGIAKLFGDDHSEIDYRTALWHFRRIATADKITRAVKKRAAEFAGEVPPAAETIDSYLSNCDEQPVAGVYAISDPDSVLFIGQTTDIAARLRQIQVSEGWSKFEPTEVQVWPIEDVKQALVLRCLLVTQHKPWLNAHFLHQPIATTLF; the protein is encoded by the coding sequence ATGACCGAGACCTCCACCGTCGCGCTTGCGGCCAATCAGATCCACCGGGGCGACTGCATCGAAAAGCTGGCCCAGATCCAACCCGGATCGGTCGATCTTGTCTTCGCCGACCCACCTTTCAACATCGGGTACAGCTACGATGTTTACGACGACCAGCAATCACACACCGATTACTTGGACTTTTGTCGCGGCTGGATCAGCGGTGTTCACCAAGCGCTCAAACCGGACGGATCGTTCTGGTTGGCGATCGGCGATGAATACGCCGCCGAACTAAAACTGTTGTCCCAAGAGATCGGTTTCTCTTGTCGGTCATGGATCATTTGGTACTACACGTTCGGGGTGAACTGCGTCCGTGGATTCAGCCGATCGCACACGCACCTGTTTCACTTTGTCAAAGACCCCGAGCAATTCACCTTCAACGGTGACAACCCGATGGTGCGTGTTCCGTCGGCACGGCAGTTGGTTTACGCCGATGCCCGTGCCAACACCAAAGGACGGCTGCCGGACAACACCTGGATTCTGCGTCCCCAAGATGCGCCCCAGTTGGGATTCAGTCCCTCGCACGACACCTGGTATTTCGCCCGCGTCGCGGGGACCTTCAAGGAGCGCGAAGGTTTCCACGGATGCCAGATGCCCGAACAGTTGCTCGGCCGGATCATCCGCGTTTCCAGCAACCCCGGCGACCTGGTGCTGGACCCGTTCGGTGGCAGCGGCACGACGTTGGTGGTCGCCAAGAAACTGGGGCGTCGATTCATGGGCATCGAATTGTCCGAGGACTACGCCACGAGGATCAGCGAGCGATTGTCGGCCTGCAAGTCCGGTGACCCGCTGGACGGCCCGGCCGACCCGATCAAGAGCGCCCCGACGACGTCCAACGGAAAGAAACGCACCGAGTTCCGCGACGGTCGCCCCGTGATCCCCTTGGATGACCGCAACCGGAGCGTCATCCAAGCCGCCTTTGCGGCCGTCTCCAAAAACCACAGCGCCGAAGAATTGTTGTTCGACCCGATCCGCAACGCGCTGTTCGTGCGAGATTGCAAGGACGCCAAACTGCTCGGCGACGCGCGAACGTGGAACGAGTTTCTGTTGCAGCTTTCCAATCTGGGGCAACTCGACGGCGAAGGCAAACACAAAAAGCTCTCGCTGAAGACCATCTTGCCGTGCTGCGATGCCGCTGAAATCGCCTTCCAAATGCTATCGGTCGATTACGCCTTGGACCTGGAACAGATCCTCTGCACCCCCGACGCCGCGGCGGAGTTTGACGGAATCGCCAAACTATTCGGCGACGACCATTCGGAGATCGATTATCGCACCGCGCTCTGGCACTTTCGGCGGATCGCAACGGCGGACAAAATCACGCGGGCGGTCAAGAAACGCGCCGCCGAATTCGCCGGCGAAGTCCCGCCGGCAGCGGAAACCATCGATTCGTATCTCAGCAACTGTGACGAACAACCGGTCGCGGGCGTGTATGCAATCTCCGATCCCGATTCCGTCCTGTTCATCGGCCAGACGACCGACATCGCCGCACGGCTGCGACAGATCCAAGTCAGTGAAGGTTGGAGCAAATTCGAACCGACCGAGGTTCAGGTCTGGCCGATCGAAGACGTCAAGCAAGCGTTGGTGCTTCGCTGTTTGTTGGTCACGCAGCATAAACCGTGGTTGAACGCCCATTTCCTGCATCAGCCGATCGCGACGACACTCTTTTAG